The Phormidium sp. PBR-2020 DNA segment CATGTGTATCGCCACTTTCACTTTTTCAAAGAATCAGGCTTAAAAAATCTATTTTGGCTCCCCAACTTCAGTATTTATCCTCATATCCAAGCCCCCAAACAGCAGCATACTCATCGCCTATCCTTCGTCGGTCAAGTGGGAAAATACCATCCCTACCGACGCTATATGCTCCAACAAGTCATAGCAGCCGGATTGCCCCTGAATGTCTTTCAAACGGGTGCATCTCAGTTAGGCGCGATGAGTATATTTACTCAGGACAAATGGGTGTACTTGGAGTAATTAAGCCGCCAAGTCCCCATTCAGGTAAGCACAGCGATGCTTCAACACCTTTGGCACATTCTCCTCTCGCCATTGTGCCCCAGGCAATTTCACCCTGAGTCCAATTTGTTTGACCAGGGACTCGACTTGACCCGAACCAATTGAATGTCCCGCTTCCTGCCAGACCTGGTAGTCAATGATGCGCTTAGAATGATGCTTCAAATAGTTGATAAATCTCGTAGCTCCCCGACATCGCTCTTGGCGCAGATAGCGAATCACCTGACGGGTCTCCCCTCGCCACAACAAGGCTCGTATCCGCGATAGCTGGGCAGCTGTGCCTTGTACCTTATGAGCATTCTCCATCAGATGATACCAATCGAGGACTTCGATACGTTGCTCTGGTGTCCCGATACCGTCAAAAATGTTCCAGACCCCATCATGACCATCTCCGAGACTGATAAATAGCTCGGCTAGTAGCTGGATATTCACCCAGTCGATTAGTCCTTCATTATCTTTAAAGAACGCTACACCTCCATGCTCGTGGACATTTAAGGCTTTGTACTCTCGCCACTGACCCGGTTGACCCTCCTCAGTTCGAAGGCGAATCATCCCACCATCGAGGCTGAGTTCCTCTATTGGTTCAGTGACCTCGACCTCACACCAGTCCTCTCGCTGGACAAAGCGTTGGAGCGTACTGTGGGAAATGCTCAGCCCAGTCAGCATGGCGATATCTTCTTCGGCTCTTTGGTAAGAGGCGTTGGCAGTGACAACGGCACAACACTTGAAAAAATAGGGACTCCAACGAGTTCTGGGTTCGACTTGTAGTTGTTGGGCTTGAGCTGTGGTGAGGGTGAGTCGGCCCAGGATGCTGGTTAGGGTGCGTTGTTTTCCGGTCGGTCGGTCGGTCGCCGCGTTGATAAAAAAATTCCCAGTTGAGGCAAAACATGTTCTTGGGCTTGAGCTCGAACGTTTTTCTCAATGCCTTCGAGGGTGGTCAGTTCAGCCGGGTCAGCTTCCTGGTAGAGAATCTTGGCAATTGCATCAAGATGTTGTTGGAGTTCAGCCTGCTTTTGAGGATTCATGGCTCAGGGGTGGTCAACAAGGCCTCCATTGTAATAGATGGACTGTTTCGAGGGAAACTGTCATTGAGTATAATTACTCACTCGCCTAACTGAGATGCACCCTTTCAAACCTCACAACCTAAAGCCGCAGAAATCTACGCTAACTCGCTGATTAACCTTAATGTCAGCTTAAATGACGATATCAACCTGAGAAACCTGGAAGTCTTAGCGAGTGGAGGATTTTTATTGACCGATAAACTTCGACATCAGTCCGGGTTTAACCACTTATTTGAAGACGGGAAACATCTTGTTACCTATGAAGACAAACAGGATTTAGAAGATAAAATAAAATACTTTCTCCAAAATCCCACAGCAGCATTTGACATCGCCACAGCCGGACACCAGTTGTTCCTAGAAAAACACCGTCCGGAAATCAAAGTCAATGAGCTGTTAAACTTCATCAATCAGCAAGCCCCCCACCCCATTTATCAGCATACTATCGATCGCCGTTCATCCTATCAGCAGCCGAAACACCCATCCCAGTCAGCATACCGCCATCGCTTATCCATCCATGAGTATATCCAGGAAAAACATCGAGTCATTCCCAAAACCGTCGGGATTTTTGACCCAAACACCCCTCCCGAACTCATTGCTGATGCAGCCGACTTATCTCGTCTAACCCTGTACTGGGTTCAAGATTGCGGTCAACCTCCCTGCCAATCTCTCACAGAGTCCCGTCAAATCCTTGAAAACCGTGATGTACTCCAGTATATTCAGCCTATCGATTCCAACCGCCTGAGTCACGAACTCAACCAGTTAGAGCCAGAAACCTTTCGCTTTGCTGTCTTTAACATCGAGACAACACCCCTACCCGAAATCCAGGAGCTATCGCGACGCTTCCAACTCAACGCCTTCATCTTCGTCAAAAACGGTTGTGAGCGTCTCTCCACCGACGAACAAGCACAACTCCAACAAGCCCTGCCAGCCGGGCAGTTCAGCCAGGACTGCCACGACCCCGTTGTTTACCGAGCCAATCGTTCCTCTCAACCCATGCCCAGCCAACAACTGACCCAACCCCTCTCCCCCCAACAGCTCACCCAACTCTTCCAAACCTACCAACAAAACCCCAACGACCCCAACACCCTCAACGCCCTCCGCCAACTCCGCGCCACCGTCGCCCAACAGTGGCTCAACCTCCCCAACGACCAACTCGAAACCCACTTCAATGGCCAACTCGGGCAACTCCACAAAGCCCTCTGGCAAAGCGGCCTCAAAAACGAACCCCCCACCCCAGACGACCAAACCACCATCGCCCAACTGCGGCAAACCCTCAGCCAAGGCCTCCAGGCCCCCGGCGCCCTGCAAGCATTCCTCTGCGCCACCCTCTACGGCTACCCCCACCAATTCAACATCCAGTACCACAACGCCCCCATCCCCAACTGGATGACCGAACTCTACCTCACCTATCTCTTCGAGTCCCCCCGCCTCTTCAAAGACCTCGGAGAAGTCGACCAATACCACCAATACTTCACAGACTGGACCCACTACCTCCAGCAAAAACGCCTCAGCCAACCCGACAGTCCCGCCAGCCAACTCCTGGCCAAAGCCTACGCCAACCTAGCCAACCTCACCCCCCTCTGCTTCAGCCGCCGCGACTCACGCCGCGTCCAAGAAACCCGAGCTGCCCTGCTCGAACAATACCTCGAACAACAAGGCGCCCAACTCGACTATACCTTCCCCCCCCCGGCCCGAGCAGCGACCCATCCGCTTCGGCATCCTCTGCCTCAACACTCTCCCCAGTGCCGAAACCTTCACCACCCTCCCCGCCTTCCAACACCTGGACCGCAACCAATTCCACATCTACCTCTACGCCCTGCAAACCACCGGCCATCCCTACGAACGCCATTGTCAAGACTGCGCCGACCAGGTTCGCACCCTCCCCGCCGATAACCTGCAAGAAATGGTCAACCAAGTCCGGGCCGACGACCTGGATGTGCTGCTCATCGGCACCAACATCACCGCCCGCTCCTACCCCCTGACCCTCCTGAGTCTGCACCGCCTGGCCCGCATCCAAGCCACCGGCCTCTCCGCCCCCACCACCACCGGGATGCGCAACCTCGATATCTACATCGGCGGCTCCCTCACCGCCACCAACCCCGACCAGTACAGCGAACAACTGGTCACCGTCGAAGGGTCTGGCCTCTGCTTCCAATTTCCCCCCAACAACGACCGCCCTACCCTTAACCTGCACCGTTCCAACTGGGGACTCCCCGAAGACACCACCATTTTCATCTCCGGGGCCAACTTCCGCAAAATCACCCCAGAACTCCGCCACACCTGGGCCAAACTTCTAGCGAGAGTTCCCAACGCCATCCTTGTCCTTTACCCCTTCAGTCCCCACTGGGGACAACCTCCCCAAATCGAGCAGCCCTTCTTCCGCCAGATGCAAGCTGCCCTCATACAAGAAAACGTAGACCCCAAACGGCTGCTACTCATCAAACCCCTAGCCAATCGCCCTGATGTCCATCACCTCCTACAACAAGCCGACATCTATCTCGACTCCTTCCCCTACTGCGGTTCCGCCTCAGTCCTCGACCCCCTACAAGTCGGACTCCCCGTCGTCGCCCTAGAGGGGTCAGAACTCCGATTCCGCCAATCCGCCGCCCTGCTACAAGAGCTGGGCCTCCCCCACCTTATTGCCAACAGCGAAGCCAGCTACCTAAACCTCGCAGTCGAACTGGCCAACCAGCCCCAATGGCGGCACAGCCAATCCCAACAGATTCAACAGGCCATGGCCCAAACCCCCCCCCTTCCTCGACGGTCGTGCCTTCGCCGCTAAAATGAGCCTTCTCCTACAACAGCTCGTGCAACAACTCTCTCAACCTCAAGTCAGCTATGTTGAATTTTAAGAGCTGTCCCCGGTCTGGCCCTGCCTCATCCCTCGCCCCCTTTCAAGACCATGGCCCAACTATCCCCCCTAGCCCAAGCCATCAAACAACAGCACCTCACCTATCTCTCCGAGCAAAAATTACATCATCGTCTTAAACAGATTCAACAGAATCAAACCCCCGGCGATATCATCGAAACCGGAGTAGCCCTGAGAGGTTCAGCGATTCTCCTCGCCCGTCTCATGCCCCCCACCGCCGAATTTCATGGTTACGATGTCTTCGGCATGATTCCGCCCCCCTCCCCTAACGATGACCCAAAATCCCATCAACGGTATCAAATCATCGCCCAGGGAGCCTCTCCCGGACTAGGGGGACATCGCTACTATGGCTATGAACCCAACCTCTATCAGAAAGTCCTCGACCATTTCCAAGCCTTTGGTCTCCACCCCAACAACCCTCGCCTCCATCTTCATCGCGGCTACTTTGAAGACACCTTAACATTCCGGCCCGACCAAACCATTGCCCTAGCTCATCTCGACTGTGACTGGTACAAATCCGTCAAAACCTGCCTCACACGAATTTATCCCGCCCTCAGTCCCGGTGGCTATCTTATCCTAGATGACTATTATGACTACGGAGGCTGTCGCCAGGCAACCGATGAATTCCTAGCCCAACATTCAGACCTCCAGGTAGTCATCTCCCAAGAAAACCTAGTTCTACAAAAAAGCCCTCGCGCGTCTGCGAAGTCTCAGCTAACTATCTTTTAAATCCACAAACGTAGGGGCAATCCCTTGTAGTTTCCCAATCCATAAACCTAGGGGCAATCCCGTGTGGTTGCCCAGTCCATGGGGTAATCTTGTGGTTGTCCAGTCCAGGCAGTCGATATCTTCAGCGAAACAGTAATGACGTCAAATCGCACAGAGCTCTATCAGACATTTCTCTCCGCCCTCAGCCCCCTCAAAGATATCAAAACTTGCATCCTAATCGACTGTCCCAACCATCTCAACATCGGCGACCATCTCATTTGGCTAGGAACACTCCTCTACCTGCAAGACATTAGCAAAACCCACATCACCCAAATTACCACGTCCGACGACCTCAACTCTGACCACCTATCCCAAACCCCTCAACAGCCAATTCTCTTTCATGGTGGCGGCAACCTCGGTGACCTATGGCACTATTACCAACAAATCCGAGAAACCGTTATCAGCCAAAACAAACATCGACCCATTTACATCCTCCCCCAAACCATCTACTTTCGTGACCCCCAGAACCTAGACATCGCCAAACAGGCCTTTAACGCCCATCCCAACCTTACCCTCTTTTGTCGGGACTCCATCAGTTATACCCTAGCCCAACAGCATTTTTATAACTGTAAACTTATCCTCGCTCCCGATATGGCCTTACAACTACTTAACCCAACGTATCAACTTTCTGACCTATATCATCCAACTCAATCTCCGTACCCCTTATATCTGAAACGTCAAGACCAAGAAGACACCAAAACCCTATCCAACATCCTCACCAACGCCCTCTCTCAACACTGCCAAATCGAAGATTGGACCAGCCTCAACCTCAAAAGCCCCTTCCTCCTTATCCGTAAAGTTCTCTCTCACGCCCCCCTACCCGACATCAGCCGTCATCCCATTTACCGTAAAATCCAATATCTCCCGACCCCCAGCCAACAAAACCTCACCGCCAATCTTCTCTATCTCGGGATTCAGCAATTTTCCCAATATCCCCTAATTATCACCAACCGCCTTCACGGTCACATTCTCTCACTACTGCTCCAACGACCGAATATCCTTCTCCCCAACTCCTACCCCAAAAACCAAGCCTTTTACAAAACCTGGACTCACCCAGACCCAGCCAGTCACTTTTGTGAAACACCTGACCAACTCCTGCAAACCCTCAACTCCCTGACCTCGATATCCTGAACCACTCCAATCATCATGACCCAAACATCTAACCTCAAGTCTGGAGTATCTGTTATTAGTTGCTGCATGAACCGCAACGCCAATCTACAACAAGCCATTAACAACTGGCTTCAATTTCCCGACATTCATGAAATCATTGTCATCGATTGGTCTTCTGAAATACCAGTTTCTAAAACACTCGGTCTTATTCGAGATTCTCGCCTTAAAATCGTCCGAGTCAACGAAGAACAGCATTGGATTTTATCCTATGCCTTCAATCTAGCAGCCAGCCTCACCTCCTACCAAAAACTGCTAAAGCTGGATGCAGATATTCTCTTGGGTCAGGATTTTTTTACTGCTCATCCCTTAAAAAAACAGTATTACTGGGCTGGGAATTGGCGCAATCCCAAATCAGCCAGCCTAAGTGGAATTTTCTACATCAACCGTCACGACTTCTTTGCCGTGAATGGTTACAACGAATTTATCCGAACTTACGGATGGGATGACATTGACCTTTATGACCGCTTAGAGCAGCTACCTCACCTAACTCGCCGTGACCTAAATATTGAGACCATCGATCCTATCCCACACTCACTTAAGGTATCTTTTGCCAAACAAGTACCAGTTCTCACACATCCTCAACTCAGCCAACATATAACCCGCCCATTGTTACTCAGAGAACGAGAGTTCCAAAATCGCAAAAACAAATATATTAGTCAGGCTTTTCCCTGGGGTCTCCACTATCAACGAGCCACATATCAGCAAGAAGGCAACCATCTCATTCGAGTCAAAACAGAAGAATACCCAATTCGTCCCGTCATTCTAGAACAGGCCGAAGCTCAGGCTCTCATCGAC contains these protein-coding regions:
- a CDS encoding class I SAM-dependent methyltransferase, coding for MAQLSPLAQAIKQQHLTYLSEQKLHHRLKQIQQNQTPGDIIETGVALRGSAILLARLMPPTAEFHGYDVFGMIPPPSPNDDPKSHQRYQIIAQGASPGLGGHRYYGYEPNLYQKVLDHFQAFGLHPNNPRLHLHRGYFEDTLTFRPDQTIALAHLDCDWYKSVKTCLTRIYPALSPGGYLILDDYYDYGGCRQATDEFLAQHSDLQVVISQENLVLQKSPRASAKSQLTIF
- a CDS encoding glycosyltransferase family 2 protein produces the protein MTQTSNLKSGVSVISCCMNRNANLQQAINNWLQFPDIHEIIVIDWSSEIPVSKTLGLIRDSRLKIVRVNEEQHWILSYAFNLAASLTSYQKLLKLDADILLGQDFFTAHPLKKQYYWAGNWRNPKSASLSGIFYINRHDFFAVNGYNEFIRTYGWDDIDLYDRLEQLPHLTRRDLNIETIDPIPHSLKVSFAKQVPVLTHPQLSQHITRPLLLREREFQNRKNKYISQAFPWGLHYQRATYQQEGNHLIRVKTEEYPIRPVILEQAEAQALIDCLRFTYHCPQPLSQDPIETPLTAYLQYIFKALETNHRLPEHLHLNSQDLKHFYQQAIQQYPYHDYLYAALAQLLQEQSDFSAARRANAYALQSNPGDERHYQAHLPLIHQTDASTLS
- a CDS encoding ISKra4 family transposase (programmed frameshift), with the translated sequence MNPQKQAELQQHLDAIAKILYQEADPAELTTLEGIEKNVRAQAQEHVLPQLGNFFINAATDRPTGKQRTLTSILGRLTLTTAQAQQLQVEPRTRWSPYFFKCCAVVTANASYQRAEEDIAMLTGLSISHSTLQRFVQREDWCEVEVTEPIEELSLDGGMIRLRTEEGQPGQWREYKALNVHEHGGVAFFKDNEGLIDWVNIQLLAELFISLGDGHDGVWNIFDGIGTPEQRIEVLDWYHLMENAHKVQGTAAQLSRIRALLWRGETRQVIRYLRQERCRGATRFINYLKHHSKRIIDYQVWQEAGHSIGSGQVESLVKQIGLRVKLPGAQWREENVPKVLKHRCAYLNGDLAA
- a CDS encoding polysaccharide pyruvyl transferase family protein, encoding MTSNRTELYQTFLSALSPLKDIKTCILIDCPNHLNIGDHLIWLGTLLYLQDISKTHITQITTSDDLNSDHLSQTPQQPILFHGGGNLGDLWHYYQQIRETVISQNKHRPIYILPQTIYFRDPQNLDIAKQAFNAHPNLTLFCRDSISYTLAQQHFYNCKLILAPDMALQLLNPTYQLSDLYHPTQSPYPLYLKRQDQEDTKTLSNILTNALSQHCQIEDWTSLNLKSPFLLIRKVLSHAPLPDISRHPIYRKIQYLPTPSQQNLTANLLYLGIQQFSQYPLIITNRLHGHILSLLLQRPNILLPNSYPKNQAFYKTWTHPDPASHFCETPDQLLQTLNSLTSIS
- a CDS encoding glycosyltransferase encodes the protein MYANSLINLNVSLNDDINLRNLEVLASGGFLLTDKLRHQSGFNHLFEDGKHLVTYEDKQDLEDKIKYFLQNPTAAFDIATAGHQLFLEKHRPEIKVNELLNFINQQAPHPIYQHTIDRRSSYQQPKHPSQSAYRHRLSIHEYIQEKHRVIPKTVGIFDPNTPPELIADAADLSRLTLYWVQDCGQPPCQSLTESRQILENRDVLQYIQPIDSNRLSHELNQLEPETFRFAVFNIETTPLPEIQELSRRFQLNAFIFVKNGCERLSTDEQAQLQQALPAGQFSQDCHDPVVYRANRSSQPMPSQQLTQPLSPQQLTQLFQTYQQNPNDPNTLNALRQLRATVAQQWLNLPNDQLETHFNGQLGQLHKALWQSGLKNEPPTPDDQTTIAQLRQTLSQGLQAPGALQAFLCATLYGYPHQFNIQYHNAPIPNWMTELYLTYLFESPRLFKDLGEVDQYHQYFTDWTHYLQQKRLSQPDSPASQLLAKAYANLANLTPLCFSRRDSRRVQETRAALLEQYLEQQGAQLDYTFPPPARAATHPLRHPLPQHSPQCRNLHHPPRLPTPGPQPIPHLPLRPANHRPSLRTPLSRLRRPGSHPPRR